One stretch of Microplitis mediator isolate UGA2020A chromosome 9, iyMicMedi2.1, whole genome shotgun sequence DNA includes these proteins:
- the LOC130674707 gene encoding putative uncharacterized protein DDB_G0289963, producing the protein MALAYLPPNNIPQSLCTIIGNINNPEVFKKMQKFFNYYIKQWIKAREPEEWSQFYNIRRTNNATESWNRDLNAKFGKHPSIWKLTRKLVEEQNIAYREYLAIMALKKRQRGQIENRRKSCKVQDLNDQLTSRLISPTQFLEFATQLVTFRRSNLDETSTVQINDEKRENDEQRGNDNGKIENEIENESENDEQRGNDNGKIENEIENESENEVENESENEVENESENEVNEQEDDIEYEEETSENESDDDINGGNEDQVPVKDDILRRIRESTQRKIQIC; encoded by the exons ATGGCGTTAGCCTACTTACCACCAAATAATATACCACAGTCATTGTGTACAATAATCGGTAACATCAACAACCCTgaagtatttaaaaagatgCAAAAGTTCTTCAATTATTACATTAAACAGTGGATCAAAGCTCGAGAGCCCGAAGAATGGTcgcaattttataatattagaCGAACGAATAATGCCACTGAGTCGTGGAACCGCGATCTTAATGCCAAATTCGGAAAACACCCGTCAATTTGGAAGTTAACAA GAAAACTAGTAGAAGAGCAAAATATTGCTTACAGAGAATATTTGGCCATAAtggcattaaaaaaaaggcaACGAGGCCAAATTGAAAATCGGCGCAAGTCTTGTAAGGTCCAAGATCTTAATGACCAATTAACTTCGCGCCTTATTTCACCGACTCAATTTTTGGAATTCGCCACACAGCTTGTAACTTTCCGTCGAA GCAATTTAGATGAAACTTCGACCGTCCAAATTAACGATGAAAAGCGTGAAAATGATGAACAGCGTGGAAATGATAATGgcaaaattgaaaatgaaattgaaaatgaatCTGAAAATGATGAACAGCGTGGAAATGATAATGgcaaaattgaaaatgaaattgaaaatgaatCTGAAAATGAAGTTGAAAATGAGTCTGAAAATGAAGTTGAAAATGAATCTGAAAATGAAGTGAATGAGCAAGAAGATGATATAGAATATGAAGAAGAAACATCAGAAAACGAGTCAGATGATGATATAAATGGGGGCAATGAAGATCAGGTGCCGGTGAAAGATGATATTCTTCGTAGAATACGAGAAAGTACCCaaagaaaaatacaaatatgTTGA